One Syntrophaceae bacterium DNA window includes the following coding sequences:
- a CDS encoding O-acetyl-ADP-ribose deacetylase translates to MEVKIGKSTLSIVEGDITKEETDAIVNAANSGLRGGGGVDGAIHRAGGPAIMQECRAIGHCPTGQAVITTGGNLKARYVIHAVGPVWSGGTRNEAALLRSAYLESLKLAARKGLKSVSFPAISAGAYGYPLNEAARIALETAADFLKGHPEIEQVRFVLFGKTTYDVFAEELGKLG, encoded by the coding sequence ATGGAAGTGAAGATCGGCAAATCGACGCTGTCGATCGTCGAGGGGGACATCACGAAGGAGGAAACCGACGCCATCGTGAACGCGGCCAACTCGGGCCTGCGCGGGGGCGGCGGCGTGGACGGGGCGATCCACCGTGCCGGGGGTCCTGCCATCATGCAGGAGTGCCGGGCGATCGGCCACTGCCCCACGGGGCAGGCGGTGATCACGACGGGCGGGAATCTCAAGGCCCGGTACGTCATCCACGCCGTGGGTCCCGTGTGGAGCGGCGGGACCCGGAATGAGGCGGCTCTGCTGAGGAGCGCCTACCTCGAGAGCCTGAAGCTCGCTGCGAGGAAGGGATTGAAGAGCGTCTCTTTCCCGGCCATCAGCGCGGGCGCCTACGGCTACCCGCTGAACGAAGCCGCCCGCATCGCCCTCGAGACGGCCGCCGACTTCCTGAAAGGGCACCCGGAGATCGAACAGGTCCGCTTCGTGCTCTTCGGGAAGACCACCTACGACGTCTTCGCGGAGGAACTCGGGAAACTGGGCTGA
- a CDS encoding phosphoglycerate mutase (2,3-diphosphoglycerate-independent), with protein MQTLLTNVMSRAVREAYRRGEDDETLNPLVLVDPSGKPVGRIGKGDAVIFYNIRGEREVELSRSLAEEGFHEFPTAGPLGLHYTTMIEYSRDLRVDVAFPPEEDLEDTLSEVLSRNGIRQVKITEAEKAFHVTYFLNGKREAPYPGEDRIVIPTRKDVRLFDEAPEMSVREVAEATVREIREDRHDFILSNFANVDVVGHIENEAAVMRAVEAVDRALGLVIAEARRAGVTVLVTADHGTVERWLYPDGAVDTGHTSSPVPFVLIGPGEPLPLRREGELIDVAPTILQLFGIDAPGRMEGRSLLLAGPAAPCRRLVVIILDGWGYNPETRGNLIAKAATPVMDGLLASLPFATLAASGEAVGLPPGTVGNSEAGHLHIGAGRRVWSDRLKIDRAIESGAFFENDAFLRTMRGARSRGKALHLMGIVSFFSSHGMMNHLIALMEMARRERVAEMYIHAMLGRRGELPESGANYVKQIEDKCVELGLGRVVSVIGRYWSMDREENWDRIEKTYRMLVYGEGHAVRDGV; from the coding sequence ATGCAAACCCTGCTGACAAACGTGATGTCCCGGGCCGTCCGCGAGGCCTACCGCCGGGGCGAGGACGACGAGACGCTCAACCCCCTGGTCCTCGTCGATCCGTCGGGAAAGCCCGTGGGAAGGATCGGGAAAGGCGATGCGGTCATCTTCTACAACATCCGCGGCGAGCGCGAGGTGGAGCTCTCGCGAAGCCTCGCCGAGGAGGGATTCCACGAGTTCCCCACGGCAGGCCCCCTCGGACTGCACTACACGACGATGATCGAGTATTCCAGGGATCTCCGGGTCGACGTGGCCTTCCCGCCCGAAGAGGACCTGGAGGACACCCTGAGCGAGGTCCTCTCCCGCAACGGCATCCGGCAGGTCAAGATCACCGAGGCGGAGAAGGCCTTCCACGTGACCTACTTCCTCAACGGCAAGCGAGAAGCCCCCTACCCCGGCGAGGACCGCATCGTGATCCCCACCCGGAAGGACGTGCGGCTCTTCGACGAGGCGCCGGAGATGTCGGTTAGGGAAGTGGCCGAGGCCACGGTCCGCGAGATCCGGGAAGACCGTCACGATTTCATCCTCTCGAACTTCGCCAACGTCGACGTCGTCGGACACATCGAGAACGAGGCCGCCGTGATGCGCGCCGTCGAGGCCGTCGACCGCGCCCTGGGTCTCGTCATCGCCGAGGCCCGCAGGGCGGGCGTCACGGTTCTCGTCACCGCAGACCACGGCACCGTGGAGCGCTGGCTCTACCCCGACGGCGCCGTCGATACGGGGCACACCTCGAGCCCCGTGCCCTTCGTGCTCATCGGCCCGGGCGAACCGCTGCCGCTGCGCCGGGAGGGCGAACTCATCGACGTGGCCCCCACGATCCTTCAGCTCTTCGGGATCGACGCGCCGGGACGCATGGAGGGCAGATCCCTGCTGCTGGCCGGGCCGGCGGCGCCCTGCCGCAGGCTCGTTGTCATCATCCTCGACGGCTGGGGCTACAACCCCGAAACCCGGGGAAACCTCATCGCGAAGGCCGCCACCCCCGTCATGGACGGCCTGCTTGCCTCCCTGCCCTTCGCAACGCTTGCCGCATCGGGCGAGGCCGTGGGGCTTCCGCCCGGCACGGTGGGCAATTCCGAGGCCGGCCACCTGCACATCGGGGCGGGCCGGCGCGTGTGGTCCGACCGCCTGAAGATCGACCGGGCCATCGAAAGCGGGGCCTTCTTCGAAAACGACGCGTTCCTGCGCACCATGCGCGGAGCCCGCAGTCGCGGCAAGGCCCTTCACCTCATGGGCATCGTCTCGTTCTTCAGCTCCCACGGCATGATGAACCATCTCATCGCGCTGATGGAGATGGCAAGGAGGGAACGGGTTGCCGAGATGTACATCCACGCCATGCTGGGGAGACGCGGCGAGCTGCCCGAGAGCGGGGCCAACTACGTCAAGCAGATCGAGGACAAGTGCGTTGAGCTCGGCCTGGGCCGGGTGGTCAGCGTGATCGGCCGCTACTGGTCCATGGACCGCGAGGAGAACTGGGACCGCATCGAGAAGACCTACCGGATGCTCGTCTACGGTGAGGGCCATGCCGTCAGGGACGGGGTCTAG
- a CDS encoding peptidoglycan DD-metalloendopeptidase family protein — protein sequence MKSIPDILKTFLAAVLSAALLSCSVQLVDRSSVKSSERMRGVYHRVKPGETLWRISKAYNVDLQELAEINNITDASRISAGSVVFIPDAPEVIDLPPARPAEAKPPVARAPERTAPAQPDNGHAAGSATVSSAGSAAAAGKGKIREESITDRAPAPRPERSPGPPARPPEKAQPKPQEKADAAVSSSGKTQVAMQPPAPAPPVKTPDAALKDRPAVTPAAKKPEPAPKAEETQGQIKVDKGRFAWPLRGPVITRFGIQPSGMKYNGIKIAAKENAPVQAAAAGTVIYASTVKGYGETVIVKHDENYTTVYAYLKNTVAKRDEKIRKGEKIASVGPPQEPGGESYLYFEIREKNKARNPLFFLP from the coding sequence ATGAAATCCATCCCGGACATACTGAAGACCTTCCTGGCGGCCGTTCTGAGCGCCGCCCTTCTTTCCTGCTCCGTCCAGCTCGTCGACCGCAGCAGCGTGAAATCATCCGAGCGGATGCGCGGTGTCTACCATCGGGTCAAGCCCGGCGAGACGCTGTGGCGGATCTCGAAGGCCTACAACGTCGATCTCCAGGAACTCGCCGAGATCAACAACATCACCGATGCATCCCGCATCAGCGCGGGGAGCGTCGTCTTCATTCCCGATGCCCCCGAGGTCATCGATCTGCCGCCGGCCAGGCCGGCGGAGGCCAAGCCCCCCGTGGCCAGGGCCCCGGAGAGGACGGCACCGGCGCAGCCGGATAACGGACACGCCGCAGGCTCTGCGACGGTGTCCTCGGCCGGCTCTGCCGCGGCCGCGGGGAAAGGCAAGATCAGGGAGGAGAGCATCACGGACCGGGCCCCGGCGCCCAGGCCGGAGCGGAGCCCGGGCCCGCCGGCAAGACCCCCGGAAAAGGCTCAGCCCAAACCCCAGGAAAAGGCCGACGCCGCGGTCTCCTCGTCCGGCAAAACCCAGGTGGCGATGCAGCCGCCGGCACCTGCACCGCCGGTCAAGACGCCTGACGCTGCGCTAAAGGACCGCCCAGCGGTCACGCCTGCGGCGAAGAAGCCGGAGCCGGCCCCCAAGGCCGAGGAGACGCAGGGGCAGATCAAGGTCGACAAGGGCCGTTTCGCCTGGCCCCTGCGGGGTCCCGTGATCACCCGCTTCGGGATCCAGCCCAGCGGGATGAAGTACAACGGCATCAAGATCGCCGCGAAGGAGAACGCCCCGGTGCAGGCGGCGGCGGCCGGCACGGTCATCTACGCATCCACCGTCAAGGGGTACGGCGAGACCGTGATCGTCAAGCACGACGAGAATTACACGACCGTCTATGCCTACCTGAAGAACACGGTGGCGAAAAGGGACGAGAAGATCAGGAAAGGCGAAAAGATCGCCTCCGTCGGCCCGCCCCAGGAACCGGGGGGTGAGTCCTACCTGTATTTTGAAATCCGCGAGAAAAACAAGGCCAGGAACCCCCTGTTTTTCCTGCCGTGA
- a CDS encoding CarD family transcriptional regulator, which translates to MFKIGELAVYPAQGVGVIEAIEDREIMGTWQKFYVMKILGNGMKIMIPTDTAQAIGMRQLISSKEIPKIYEILRARDVTIDKQAWNKRYREYLEKIKTGSVYEIAKVLRDLFILKHGKDLSFGERKMMDTAKHLLIKEISIASRAAEAKVEAEINAMFPLQ; encoded by the coding sequence ATGTTCAAAATAGGGGAATTGGCCGTTTATCCAGCGCAGGGAGTCGGAGTGATCGAAGCGATCGAAGACCGGGAGATCATGGGAACATGGCAGAAGTTCTACGTGATGAAGATCCTGGGGAACGGGATGAAGATCATGATTCCGACCGACACGGCGCAGGCCATCGGGATGCGCCAGCTCATCTCGTCCAAGGAGATCCCGAAAATCTACGAGATCCTGCGGGCCCGCGATGTCACGATCGACAAGCAGGCCTGGAACAAGCGCTACCGGGAATACCTGGAGAAGATCAAGACGGGCTCCGTCTATGAGATCGCCAAGGTTTTGAGAGACCTGTTCATCCTCAAGCACGGGAAGGACCTGTCCTTCGGCGAGAGGAAGATGATGGACACGGCGAAGCATCTGCTCATCAAGGAGATCTCCATCGCGAGCCGCGCGGCGGAAGCCAAGGTCGAGGCCGAGATCAACGCGATGTTCCCGCTGCAGTGA
- a CDS encoding 2-C-methyl-D-erythritol 2,4-cyclodiphosphate synthase — protein MRVGFGYDSHRFAEGRRLLIGGVEIGHDRGLLGHSDADVLIHAVVDAIIGALGEGDIGRHFPDTDPRLKGISSLVILKRAAEMAVHRGYAVNNVDSTVVLEMPKLAPFVEEMRRNIAKVLGTEPSRVSVKAKTNEKMGFIGRGEGVAAFAVVTLARVGADEVA, from the coding sequence ATGAGAGTGGGGTTCGGCTATGACAGTCATCGCTTCGCCGAGGGGCGCCGCCTGCTCATCGGCGGCGTGGAGATCGGCCATGACAGGGGCCTGCTGGGTCACTCCGATGCCGACGTCCTGATCCATGCCGTCGTCGACGCCATCATCGGGGCCCTGGGGGAGGGCGACATCGGCAGGCACTTCCCGGACACCGACCCGCGCCTCAAGGGCATCTCCAGCCTCGTCATCCTCAAGCGTGCCGCGGAGATGGCCGTTCACCGCGGCTATGCCGTCAACAACGTGGACTCCACGGTCGTCCTGGAGATGCCGAAACTCGCCCCGTTCGTCGAGGAAATGCGGCGAAACATCGCCAAGGTACTCGGTACGGAGCCCTCGCGCGTCAGCGTGAAGGCCAAGACGAACGAGAAGATGGGCTTCATCGGCCGCGGGGAAGGGGTCGCGGCCTTTGCCGTCGTCACCCTGGCGAGGGTCGGCGCGGACGAAGTGGCCTAG
- a CDS encoding phosphoglycerate kinase has translation MKYIDEMDLKGKRVLFRFDFNVPLDANQNITDDTRIRSVLPTINYALDENAKVIIASHLGRPKGKVVEKMSLAPVAKRLSRLLGKNVTLTKEVVGPEVRKTVDAMKPGDVVMLENLRFDPREEKNDDEFAKELASLADVYIDDAFGNAHRSHASNVGVTKYVKECGAGFLMKKELTYFSKALEKPARPLVAIVGGSKVSGKLEALANLIKRVNKIIIGGGMAFTFLKAQGFEVGKSIVEPELIDKAREVLENAKKLGVKVYLPVDCVIAESREADAETKIVPVQEINPQWMGLDIGPATITLFTEALSNAKTIVWNGPMGVFEIDAFSRGTSALAHSVANSYALSIVGGGDTDVAIDKAGERDNMSYISTGGGAFLELLEGKELPAVKALKTCG, from the coding sequence ATGAAGTATATCGATGAGATGGATCTCAAGGGGAAACGGGTGCTGTTCCGGTTCGACTTCAACGTCCCCCTCGATGCCAACCAGAACATCACCGATGACACGCGCATCCGCTCCGTCCTGCCAACCATCAACTACGCCCTCGACGAAAACGCCAAGGTCATCATCGCCTCCCATCTCGGAAGGCCGAAGGGCAAGGTCGTCGAGAAGATGAGCCTGGCCCCCGTGGCCAAGCGCCTCTCGCGGCTGCTCGGAAAGAACGTGACCCTCACGAAGGAGGTCGTAGGGCCCGAGGTGCGCAAGACCGTCGACGCCATGAAGCCGGGCGACGTAGTCATGCTGGAAAACCTCCGCTTCGACCCCCGGGAGGAGAAGAACGACGACGAGTTCGCCAAGGAGCTGGCAAGCCTCGCCGACGTCTACATCGACGACGCCTTCGGCAACGCCCACCGCAGCCATGCCTCCAATGTGGGCGTGACAAAGTACGTCAAGGAGTGCGGGGCGGGGTTCCTCATGAAGAAGGAGCTCACCTACTTCAGCAAGGCCCTCGAAAAGCCCGCCAGGCCGCTCGTGGCCATCGTCGGGGGCTCGAAGGTCTCGGGCAAGCTCGAGGCCCTGGCCAACCTGATCAAGCGGGTCAACAAGATCATCATCGGCGGAGGCATGGCCTTCACCTTCCTCAAGGCGCAGGGCTTTGAGGTCGGGAAGTCCATCGTCGAGCCCGAGCTCATCGACAAGGCCCGCGAGGTCCTGGAAAACGCAAAGAAGCTCGGCGTGAAGGTCTACCTGCCCGTCGACTGCGTCATCGCCGAGAGCCGGGAGGCTGATGCGGAGACCAAGATCGTCCCCGTGCAGGAGATCAACCCGCAGTGGATGGGGCTCGACATCGGGCCCGCCACGATCACCCTGTTCACGGAGGCCCTCAGCAACGCGAAGACCATCGTGTGGAACGGGCCCATGGGCGTCTTCGAGATCGACGCCTTCAGCCGGGGCACCTCGGCGCTGGCCCACAGCGTCGCCAACTCCTACGCGCTCTCCATCGTCGGGGGCGGGGACACTGACGTGGCCATCGACAAGGCGGGCGAGCGGGACAACATGTCCTACATCTCCACGGGGGGCGGCGCCTTCCTGGAGCTGCTCGAGGGCAAGGAACTGCCGGCCGTCAAGGCCCTGAAGACCTGCGGGTGA
- a CDS encoding protein-L-isoaspartate(D-aspartate) O-methyltransferase codes for MDRYEKQRKRMVDTQIRSRGIRDERVLRAMEKIPRHLFVDEGLIDQAYNDNPLPIGEKQTISQPYIVALMTEALELTGREKVLELGTGSGYQAAILAELADRVFTIERIATLAQKARKLLESLHYYNVVIRVGDGTYGWREEAPFDAILVSAGAPSIPRTLVEQLAVGGRLVIPVGGRYTQSLIKLTRLSEDPDDVKKEDLGGCRFVSLIGEHGWKMEQQ; via the coding sequence ATGGATCGTTACGAAAAACAGCGCAAGAGAATGGTCGATACCCAGATCCGCTCCCGCGGCATCCGGGACGAGCGCGTCCTGCGGGCCATGGAGAAAATCCCCCGCCACCTCTTTGTCGACGAGGGGCTCATCGACCAGGCCTATAACGACAACCCGCTTCCCATCGGTGAAAAACAGACCATCTCGCAGCCCTACATCGTGGCGCTCATGACGGAGGCCCTCGAGCTCACGGGGCGCGAAAAGGTGTTGGAACTCGGCACCGGGTCGGGCTACCAGGCGGCGATCCTCGCCGAGCTGGCGGACCGCGTGTTCACGATCGAGCGGATCGCCACGCTGGCCCAGAAAGCGCGGAAGCTGCTCGAGTCGCTGCACTACTACAACGTGGTGATCCGTGTCGGGGACGGGACGTACGGCTGGCGCGAGGAGGCCCCGTTCGACGCCATCCTCGTCTCCGCGGGGGCGCCCTCGATCCCGCGTACGCTGGTGGAGCAGCTCGCCGTCGGGGGACGCCTCGTGATCCCCGTCGGTGGCCGCTACACGCAGAGCCTGATCAAGCTGACGCGGCTCTCCGAGGACCCCGATGACGTTAAGAAGGAAGATCTCGGGGGATGCCGGTTCGTGAGCCTGATCGGCGAGCACGGCTGGAAGATGGAGCAGCAATAA
- the ispD gene encoding 2-C-methyl-D-erythritol 4-phosphate cytidylyltransferase, with protein MKTVAIVPAAGSGSRMNREVSKQYLQLAGKPVLVHTLQVLEACPGVDGLYVVVPPQDAASVRGEVIDPWNLKKVASVVAGGRERQDSVRAGLDALDGDAEIVIVHDAVRPLITVELVERCIREAAEGGAVTVGVPVKDTVKEVATDGRVLRTCDRSALWLTQTPQAFRRSILDRAHREAVRDGIRGTDDTSLVERLGIPVRMIPGDYRNIKITTPEDLVIAEALLAARPVV; from the coding sequence ATGAAGACGGTTGCGATCGTCCCGGCGGCGGGTTCGGGAAGCCGGATGAACCGGGAGGTCTCCAAGCAGTATCTTCAACTTGCCGGCAAGCCTGTCTTGGTGCACACCCTGCAGGTGCTCGAGGCGTGCCCCGGCGTGGACGGGCTGTACGTCGTCGTGCCGCCCCAGGACGCGGCGTCGGTGCGGGGCGAGGTGATCGACCCCTGGAACCTGAAGAAAGTGGCCTCCGTCGTCGCCGGGGGGCGCGAACGCCAGGACTCCGTCCGGGCCGGTCTCGATGCCCTCGACGGTGATGCGGAGATCGTGATCGTCCACGATGCCGTGCGGCCCCTGATCACCGTCGAACTGGTCGAGCGGTGCATCCGGGAGGCCGCCGAGGGAGGCGCCGTGACGGTCGGGGTGCCCGTGAAGGACACCGTGAAGGAAGTGGCCACGGACGGCCGCGTCTTGAGGACCTGCGACCGCAGCGCCCTGTGGCTCACGCAGACCCCCCAGGCCTTTCGACGCTCCATCCTCGACCGGGCGCACCGGGAGGCGGTGCGCGACGGCATCCGGGGCACCGATGACACGTCTCTCGTCGAGCGCCTGGGGATTCCGGTTCGAATGATCCCGGGGGACTACAGGAACATCAAGATCACGACCCCCGAGGACCTGGTGATCGCGGAGGCGCTTCTCGCCGCGCGGCCGGTTGTCTGA
- a CDS encoding methylmalonyl-CoA carboxyltransferase, with protein MGLTEDRIKAFEAKREQLMQQGGEAAIKKQHESGKMTARERLLKLYDAGTFHEVQLFVEKRSTLFGLGDKQINADAVVCGFGNVNGRTVFAAAQDFTSAGGSLGEMHARKIWKVMDMAKDAKKPFIALNDSGGARIQEGVPALEGYGGIFYRNSICSGYIPQITAIMGPTAGGAVYSPALTDWVFMVKGTSYMYITGPDVIKAVIGEEVTHDELGGPMAHASKSGVCHFVAENDADCIAQIQTLLGYLPDNCHEMPPVVSSTDTPDRDCPELDKIIPDRATRGYDMKKVVAAVADNGVFFEPHANWAKNMFVCFIRIMGQTVGVIANNPQFGGGVLDVNASDKASRFIRFCDAFNIPLLTFADVPGYMPGTHQEWNGIISHGAKLLHAYSEATVPKFTVVTRKDYGGAYIGMCSKQLGADYVMAWPSAEIAVMGAAGACNIIYRREIATAPDPEAKRAELIAAYEEQFNNPYFAAKMGIIEEIIAPRETRKRIVALLEAYKDKEQSLPDKKHNNIPL; from the coding sequence ATGGGACTGACGGAAGACAGAATCAAGGCATTCGAAGCGAAACGGGAACAACTCATGCAACAGGGCGGCGAGGCCGCCATCAAGAAGCAGCACGAATCGGGCAAGATGACGGCCCGCGAGCGCCTGCTCAAGCTCTATGACGCGGGCACGTTCCATGAAGTGCAGCTCTTCGTCGAGAAGCGATCCACCCTGTTCGGGCTCGGCGACAAGCAGATCAACGCCGACGCCGTCGTCTGCGGCTTCGGCAACGTCAACGGGCGCACCGTCTTCGCCGCCGCCCAGGACTTCACAAGCGCCGGCGGCAGCCTCGGGGAGATGCACGCCCGAAAGATCTGGAAGGTCATGGACATGGCCAAGGACGCCAAGAAGCCCTTCATCGCACTCAACGACTCCGGCGGCGCCCGAATCCAGGAAGGCGTGCCCGCCCTGGAGGGCTACGGCGGGATCTTCTACCGCAACTCGATCTGCTCGGGGTACATCCCCCAGATCACGGCCATCATGGGACCCACGGCGGGGGGCGCCGTCTACTCGCCGGCCCTGACGGACTGGGTCTTCATGGTCAAAGGCACGAGCTACATGTACATCACGGGCCCCGACGTCATCAAGGCCGTCATCGGCGAGGAAGTCACCCACGACGAGCTGGGCGGCCCCATGGCCCACGCCTCCAAGAGCGGCGTGTGCCACTTCGTCGCCGAGAACGACGCGGACTGCATCGCGCAGATCCAGACCCTGCTGGGCTACCTGCCCGACAACTGCCACGAGATGCCCCCGGTTGTCTCCAGCACCGACACCCCGGACCGCGACTGCCCGGAGCTCGACAAGATCATCCCCGACCGTGCCACCCGCGGCTACGACATGAAGAAGGTCGTGGCGGCCGTGGCCGACAACGGCGTTTTCTTCGAGCCCCACGCCAACTGGGCGAAGAACATGTTCGTCTGCTTCATCCGCATCATGGGGCAGACCGTGGGCGTCATCGCCAACAACCCGCAGTTCGGCGGCGGGGTCCTCGACGTCAACGCCTCCGACAAGGCCTCGCGATTCATCCGGTTCTGCGACGCCTTCAATATCCCGCTGCTGACCTTCGCCGACGTGCCCGGCTACATGCCCGGCACGCACCAGGAGTGGAACGGCATCATCAGCCACGGGGCGAAGCTCCTGCACGCTTACTCCGAGGCCACGGTGCCCAAGTTCACCGTCGTGACCCGCAAGGATTACGGCGGGGCCTACATCGGGATGTGCAGCAAGCAGCTGGGCGCCGACTACGTGATGGCCTGGCCCTCGGCCGAGATCGCCGTCATGGGCGCCGCAGGGGCCTGCAACATCATCTACCGCCGCGAGATCGCCACGGCCCCGGACCCCGAGGCCAAGCGGGCCGAGCTGATCGCCGCCTACGAGGAGCAGTTCAACAACCCCTACTTCGCGGCCAAGATGGGCATCATCGAGGAGATCATCGCCCCCCGCGAGACGCGCAAGCGCATCGTGGCCCTGCTCGAGGCCTACAAGGACAAGGAGCAGAGCCTGCCCGACAAGAAGCACAACAACATCCCGCTGTAA
- a CDS encoding TRAM domain-containing protein codes for MLIRSLLIGICSISGYFIALKYLASYQLSIIGLFLGFIAAVIVIQIEQIIRRFSLRIILGGVVGTIIGLLIAILMSYGLRFFTVMEQQELAFLIYALMASILGYLGLVIGSKKSEEISLPAFGPFKGLRGGSDYRILDTSVIIDGRIADICDTGFMEGTLVVPRFVLDELQHIADSSDSMKRSRGRRGLDILNRIQKNPGISIEIVDHEFPKIKGVDGKLIALAKKMNGKIITNDFNLNKVAELQGIKILNVNELANALKPVVLPGELMVVKVIKEGKEPGQGVAYLDDGTMVIVDHASRHLGETLEVIVTSVLQTTAGRMIFTELKAVVPDKKYHNVEAL; via the coding sequence TTGCTGATTCGTTCACTGCTCATCGGCATCTGCTCGATCAGTGGATATTTTATTGCCTTGAAGTATCTGGCTTCATACCAATTATCCATTATCGGTCTTTTCCTGGGCTTTATTGCCGCTGTCATCGTCATCCAGATCGAGCAGATCATCAGGCGATTCTCGCTTCGCATCATCCTGGGGGGTGTCGTCGGGACCATCATCGGGCTCCTGATCGCCATCCTGATGTCCTACGGGCTGCGGTTCTTCACCGTCATGGAACAGCAGGAACTGGCGTTCCTGATCTACGCCCTCATGGCCAGCATCCTGGGCTATCTGGGTCTCGTCATCGGTTCGAAGAAGAGCGAGGAGATCTCGCTGCCCGCCTTCGGCCCCTTCAAGGGGCTCCGGGGGGGGTCGGATTACCGCATTCTCGACACGAGCGTCATCATCGACGGCCGCATCGCCGACATCTGCGACACGGGGTTCATGGAAGGGACCCTTGTCGTGCCGCGGTTCGTCCTGGACGAGCTCCAGCACATCGCCGATTCATCCGATTCCATGAAACGGTCGAGGGGACGGCGGGGTCTCGACATTCTCAACCGGATACAGAAGAACCCGGGCATCAGCATCGAGATCGTCGATCACGAGTTCCCGAAGATCAAGGGCGTGGACGGCAAGCTCATCGCCCTCGCGAAGAAGATGAACGGCAAGATCATCACCAACGACTTCAACCTCAACAAGGTGGCGGAGCTGCAGGGCATCAAGATCCTGAATGTCAACGAGCTGGCCAACGCCCTGAAGCCTGTCGTGCTGCCCGGCGAGCTCATGGTCGTCAAGGTGATCAAGGAAGGCAAGGAGCCCGGCCAGGGGGTCGCCTATCTCGACGACGGCACGATGGTCATCGTCGATCATGCCAGCCGTCACCTGGGCGAGACCCTCGAGGTCATCGTGACCAGCGTCCTGCAGACCACGGCAGGTCGGATGATCTTCACGGAGCTCAAGGCCGTTGTCCCCGACAAGAAATACCACAACGTCGAGGCGTTGTGA
- a CDS encoding radical SAM protein, with protein MNVCFEQGPIRPPSEARSLLIRPTRNCPWNKCAFCHTYKGCRFELRPVEEIKQDIDAVRALADAIGELSWKLGQGGRVNDTVVSYIFGNEGAFSDTYRHVAAWLYFGGKTVFLQDADSLIMKTDDLVEVLRYLRERFPGIERITSYCRSRTASHKSVDELRRIREAGLVRIHVGLESGCDEVLRFIRKGATAEEHIKGGKRIVEAGISLCEYVMPGLGGSRWSREHAVETARVLNEINPDHIRLRTLSVRRGTPLHDAMAAGEFTPIGDDEILKEIRLFIECLNGIQSRIVSDHILNLLEELEGKLPEDKEKLLGTIDRYFELSETDRLVFRLGRRRGIYRALGDLSDLGTYRQLKQAVERYQREEPGRLERDLDRIRQSFI; from the coding sequence ATGAACGTCTGTTTCGAGCAGGGGCCCATACGGCCGCCCAGCGAGGCCCGCAGCCTCCTCATCCGGCCGACCCGCAACTGCCCCTGGAACAAGTGCGCCTTCTGCCACACCTACAAGGGCTGCCGCTTCGAGCTGCGTCCCGTCGAGGAGATCAAGCAGGATATCGATGCCGTGCGCGCCCTGGCCGATGCGATCGGGGAGCTGTCCTGGAAGCTGGGGCAGGGTGGCAGGGTCAACGACACCGTCGTCTCCTATATTTTCGGCAACGAGGGCGCGTTCAGCGACACCTACCGTCACGTGGCGGCGTGGCTCTATTTCGGGGGCAAGACCGTCTTTCTCCAGGACGCCGACTCGCTCATCATGAAGACCGACGATCTCGTCGAGGTGCTGCGTTATCTCCGGGAGCGGTTCCCCGGGATCGAGCGCATCACCTCCTACTGCCGGTCGCGGACGGCCTCCCACAAATCGGTGGATGAGCTCCGGCGGATCCGGGAGGCCGGCCTTGTGCGGATCCACGTCGGGCTCGAATCGGGCTGCGACGAGGTGCTCCGGTTCATCCGCAAGGGGGCAACGGCGGAGGAACACATCAAGGGGGGAAAGCGGATCGTGGAGGCGGGCATCTCGCTTTGCGAGTACGTCATGCCGGGTCTCGGTGGCAGCCGGTGGTCGCGGGAGCATGCCGTCGAGACGGCCCGGGTCCTCAACGAGATCAACCCGGACCACATCCGGCTGCGCACCCTCTCGGTCAGGCGGGGGACGCCCCTGCACGACGCGATGGCCGCGGGGGAGTTCACCCCCATCGGGGACGATGAAATCCTCAAGGAAATCAGGTTGTTCATCGAGTGCCTCAACGGGATCCAGAGCCGCATCGTCAGTGATCACATCCTCAATCTGCTGGAGGAGCTGGAGGGCAAGCTGCCCGAGGACAAGGAGAAGTTGCTGGGAACCATCGACCGGTACTTCGAACTCTCCGAGACGGACCGGCTTGTCTTCCGACTGGGGAGGCGCCGGGGAATCTACAGGGCCCTCGGCGATCTTTCCGATCTCGGCACCTACCGGCAGCTCAAGCAGGCCGTCGAGCGTTATCAGCGGGAAGAACCGGGCAGGCTCGAGCGCGATCTGGACAGGATCCGCCAGAGTTTCATTTGA